One Plasmodium sp. gorilla clade G2 genome assembly, contig: PADLG01_00_55, whole genome shotgun sequence genomic window carries:
- a CDS encoding acyl-CoA synthetase, putative — MHIKPNISQFTSQYEGYSEIYEKAANANESNCLNKNEEFNIPEKAYNEEMNDGKFKLLGLYGSNSINWLISDLGAMLSGVTTLVMHSKFSTDVIVDILNETQLEWLCLDLELVEGLLRRINELPHLKNLIILDTVAKQSMINSNNEKGKKKSNLKNKENLNNINNKKGSELSKTVGDVNLGPIQYDKEKLAKINTLKGKFNNCGKKLILVDDMTKKETTNFNIINEDPEFVTSIVYTSGTSGKPKGVMLSNKNLYNQIYSLYNHSVRETYSFQYHLSYLPISHVLERTFAYSIILFGGTLNIWSKDLSYFSKDIYNSKDFIMGGVPKVFSRMYTNIITEINNLSPFKRSIINTIVSLRKHNKNGWFVNFLESIFHVSRKIKEKVNPNLQIILNCGGKLSADVAQELCALLNINYCQGYGLTESGGGIFGNHEKDTNFECIGGPIAANTKYKVRSWETYKATDTLPKGELLVKSDSIFKGYFLEKEHTKKAFTKDGYFITGDVVQINKNGSLLFLDRSKGLVKLSQGEYIETDMLNNLYSEIIFVNFCVVYGDDSMDGPLAIISVDKSLFFKCLKDDNMLDKTGVNEKNYSDKLTDDNINNNIFVDYVKEKMMEVYKETNLNRYNIINNIYLTSKTWDTNNYLTPTYKVKRFHVFKDYAFFINEVKNLYKNKLKGSTGISVNTDKNKEEKKKE; from the exons atgcaTATAAAACCAAATATTAGTCAATTTACGAGTCAATATGAAGGATACTctgaaatatatgaaaaggcAGCTAATGCAAATGAATC TAATTGTTTGAATAAAAATGAGGAATTTAATATTCCAGAAAAAGCATATAACGAAGAAATGAATGATGGAAAATTTAAGTTATTAGGTTTATATGGTAGTAATTCTATAAATTGGTTAATTAGTGATTTGGGAGCTATGCTTAGTGGTGTTACTACATTAGTGATGCATTCAAAATTTAGTACAGATGTAATTgtggatatattaaatgaaacaCAATTAGAATGGCTATGTTTGGATTTAGAATTAGTTGAAGGTTTATTGAGACGTATAAATGAATTGCCACATTTGAAAAATCTTATAATTTTAGATACGGTAGCTAAACAAAGTATGATAAATTCTAATAAtgaaaagggaaaaaaaaaatctaatttaaaaaataaagagaatttaaataatataaataataaaaaaggaagtGAATTATCCAAAACGGTGGGAGATGTAAATTTAGGTCCTATACAATATGATAAGGAAAAATTAGCAAAAATTAATACTTTAAAAggaaaatttaataattgtgGAAAGAAACTAATATTAGTTGATGATATGACAAAGAAAGAAACtacaaattttaatattataaatgaggATCCTGAGTTTGTTACTTCTATTGTGTATACATCAGGAACATCTGGAAAGCCTAAGGGTGTAATGTTGAgcaataaaaatttatataatcaaatatattCCTTATATAATCACAGTGTAAGAGAAACATATAGTTTTCAATATCATTTATCTTATTTACCTATATCACATGTACTTGAAAGAACATTTGCGTATAGCATCATATTATTTGGTGgaacattaaatatatggaGTAAGGATTTAAGTTATTTTTccaaagatatatataattcaaaagATTTTATAATGGGAGGAGTACCTAAGGTTTTTAGTAGAATGTatactaatattattacagaaattaataatttatctcCTTTTAAAAGATCCATTATAAATACTATTGTGTCATTACgtaaacataataaaaatggatGGTTTGTTAATTTTCTTGAAAGTATTTTTCATGTatcaagaaaaataaaagagaaaGTTAACCCCAACttacaaattatattaaattgtgGTGGGAAATTATCGGCAGATGTTGCCCAGGAATTATGTGCATTGTTAAATATCAATTATTGTCAAGGTTATGGATTAACCGAAAGCGGAGGTGGTATTTTTGGAAATCACGAAAAAGACACAAATTTTGAATGCATAGGAGGACCTATTGCTgctaatacaaaatataaagtaAGGTCATGGGAAACATATAAAGCAACAGATACATTGCCAAAAGGAGAATTATTAGTTAAGAGTGATTCTATATTTAAAGGATATTTTTTAGAAAAGGAACATACAAAAAAGGCTTTTACTAAAGATGGCTATTTTATAACAGGAGATGTGGttcaaattaataaaaatggatctttattatttttagataGATCTAAAGGATTAGTTAAATTATCTCAAGGTGAATATATCGAAACGGATATGTTAAATAATCTTTATTCAGAAATAATCTTTGTAAATTTTTGTGTTGTATATGGTGATGATTCTATGGATGGTCCTTTAGCAATTATATCTGTAGATAAAAGtttatttttcaaatgtttaaaagatgataatatgtTAGATAAAACTGGagttaatgaaaaaaattattcagaTAAATTAacagatgataatataaataataatatttttgttgaTTATGTTAAGGAAAAAATGATGGAAGTTTATAAGGAAACAAATTtaaatagatataatattattaataacatatatttaacttCAAAAACATGGGACACGAATAATTACCTTACTCCAACTTATAAAGTGAAACGGTTTCATGTGTTTAAAGATTATGCTTTTTTCATTAATGAAgtgaaaaatttatataaaaataaattaaaaggaaGTACAGGTATTAGTGTCAATactgataaaaataaagaagaaaaaaaaaaagaatga